CGACCAGGTTCACGATGGTGCCGTCGTCGGCCAGGAAGGCGGCGGTCAGCGGCAGCAGCGTGTTCTTCATCCAGAAGCACTGCGTGGCGGGCTGCTCGAACACGAAGAGCATGCCTTCGTTGGCGGGCATGTCCTGGCGGTGCATCAGGCCCACCATGCGCGAGGTGTGGGTGCTGGCGACCTGTGCGTTGATGAGGTGCATGCCCGCGCTGAGCGACACGCGGGGCAACTGGGTCTGGGGCGCGTCCTGCGACCAGGCCGGACCCGTGGCGAACAGGCACAGGGCGAGCAGACGGGTGAACAAGGCTTTCATGCGGCGTGACGGCGGTCAGGGGTGGCGACCGCCGCATTGTGTGCCATCGCCAGCCCCAGGGGCGCCAAAGCCCAGCGTCTAGAATTTCTTTTCCCTTGTCTGTCCGCCACCCGCATTCCCGTCGACATGTACCAGCACATCCAGGTGCCCGCGCAGGGCCAGAAGATCACCGTCAACGCCGACAGGTCGCTGCAGGTGCCCGACGAGCCCATCGTGCCCTACATCGTGGGCGACGGCGTGGGCGTGGACGTGACGCCGGTGATGCTCAAGGTGGTGAACGCCGCGGTCGAGAAGGCCTACGGCGGGCGCCGCAAGATCCACTGGATGGAGGTCTACGCGGGCGAGAAGGCCACGCGGCTGTACGGTCCCGATGTGTGGCTGCCCGACGAAACCGTGGCCGCGGTGAAGGAGTACGTGGTGTCCATCAAGGGGCCGCTGACCACGCCCGTGGGCGGCGGCATCCGCTCGCTCAACGTGGCGCTGCGCCAGGCGCTCGACCTCTATGTCTGCCTGCGCCCCGTGCGGTACTTCAAGGGCGTGCCCTCGCCGCTGAAAGAGCCGCACAAGACCAACATGGTGATCTTCCGCGAGAACTCCGAAGACATCTACGCCGGCATCGAATACGAGGCCGGCTCGCCGCAGGCGAAGAAGCTCATCCGCTTCCTGCACGACGAGCTCGGCGCGGACAACATCCGATTCCCCGAGAGCTCGGCGCTGGGCGTCAAGCCGGTGTCGGTCGAGGGCAGCGAGCGCCTGGTGCGCAAGGCCATCCAGTACGCGATCGACCACGACAAGCCCAGCGTCACGCTCGTGCACAAGGGCAACATCATGAAATTCACCGAAGGCGGCTTCCGCGAGTGGGGCTACGCGCTGGCGCGCCGCGAATTCGGGGCCGAGTTGATCGATGGCGGCCCTTGGTGCCGCGTCATGAACCCCCGCACCGGCCGCCAGATCGTGATCAAGGACGCGATCACCGACGCTTTCTTCCAACAGGTGCTGATGCGCCCGGCCGAGTACGCGGTGATCGCCACGCTCAACCTCAACGGCGACTACATCTCCGACGCGGTGGCCGCGCAGGTGGGGGGCATCGGCATCGCGCCCGGCGCCAACATGAGCGACTCGGTGGCCTGCTTCGAGGCCACGCACGGCACCGCGCCCCGGTACGCGGGCAAGGACTACGTGAACCCGGGTTCGTCCATCCTCTCGGCCGAGATGATGTTGCGCCACATCGGTTGGAAGGAAGCGGCCAACCTCATCATCGACGCGATGGAAAAGGCCATCCAGACCAAGAAGGTCACCTACGACTTCGCGCGCCTCATGGACGGCGCGATGCAGGTGAGCTGCTCGGGTTTCGGCGAGGTGATGATCGAGCAGATGTGAGGCGCAGGGCGCTGCGCCGACCACCCGGCAAAAACCCCTGGGCGCCGTGAGGCCCCAGGGGTTTTTGCATGGGGCCAGGCCGGATCAGCGCTGCTGGCGGCTGCCGCCCTCGTTGCGGTTGTTGCCCTCGCCGCGCTGCGGGGTGCGCGAGCCGCTTTGCTGTTCCTGCTGTTCCTGCGGCTTGCGCGAGGGCGTTTCCTGCTGGCGTTGGGTGTTGTCGGTGTTGCGGTTCGGCTGGTTCATCGAGATCTCCTGAAAGTTGATGCGGTACCGGCGGCATGCCGGCGCGCTGCGTCGGGCAATTGCGGTGCCTGGGGCGCGGCGGGCGGGGCCGGGCACCGAATCGCGGGTACCGCGATTGCCCGCCGGGTGCCTTCCCGTTCCAGCCCGCCCATCGAGGCGTTGCCCATGTCCAAGCCCTCAGCGCCCGCGGTGCAGGCCGAGGGCCAGCGCTGCCTGCTGCTGCCTGGCGACGTGCGCGACGGCGCGTTCAGC
This is a stretch of genomic DNA from Hydrogenophaga crocea. It encodes these proteins:
- a CDS encoding DUF192 domain-containing protein, encoding MKALFTRLLALCLFATGPAWSQDAPQTQLPRVSLSAGMHLINAQVASTHTSRMVGLMHRQDMPANEGMLFVFEQPATQCFWMKNTLLPLTAAFLADDGTIVNLVDMQPQSLDSHCSAKPVRYVLEMHQGWFAKRGLKAGARLSGPPFVK
- the icd gene encoding NADP-dependent isocitrate dehydrogenase; this encodes MYQHIQVPAQGQKITVNADRSLQVPDEPIVPYIVGDGVGVDVTPVMLKVVNAAVEKAYGGRRKIHWMEVYAGEKATRLYGPDVWLPDETVAAVKEYVVSIKGPLTTPVGGGIRSLNVALRQALDLYVCLRPVRYFKGVPSPLKEPHKTNMVIFRENSEDIYAGIEYEAGSPQAKKLIRFLHDELGADNIRFPESSALGVKPVSVEGSERLVRKAIQYAIDHDKPSVTLVHKGNIMKFTEGGFREWGYALARREFGAELIDGGPWCRVMNPRTGRQIVIKDAITDAFFQQVLMRPAEYAVIATLNLNGDYISDAVAAQVGGIGIAPGANMSDSVACFEATHGTAPRYAGKDYVNPGSSILSAEMMLRHIGWKEAANLIIDAMEKAIQTKKVTYDFARLMDGAMQVSCSGFGEVMIEQM